From a single Oreochromis niloticus isolate F11D_XX linkage group LG3, O_niloticus_UMD_NMBU, whole genome shotgun sequence genomic region:
- the LOC102081106 gene encoding uncharacterized protein LOC102081106: MSSVVVFFSLPMLVASALKEVCVRPGEDATLQCWGPRNAHITLLEWSRPELISQGYVFFFQDQRSYENYQHESFKGRVELRDPSMKDGDVSVIVRNVSISDTGTYECQITTSSTRNGERVVKEFKHSINLTVTESVQINITAGHNVILPCRAPNIDSNSKAVVEWSRADLGKDYVLLYRDEQPDPEEQHPSFKNRVDLQDRKMKDGDVSLILKDVTTADAGTYECRVFRRRTNRRKRANLETDPISIIYLSVDPPGPMDGVSRRHPGLAAALSLFAVIAALAIFNKLKPPPEPV; this comes from the exons ATGTCGTCGGTTGTAGTTTTCTTCTCCCTCCCGATGTTGGTGGCTTCAGCGTTGAAAG AGGTTTGTGTGAGGCCTGGAGAAGATGCCACTCTTCAGTGTTGGGGTCCCAGAAATGCACACATCACCCTGCTGGAGTGGAGCAGGCCGGAGCTCATCTCACAGGGTTATGTGTTCTTCTTCCAAGACCAGCGCTCATACGAGAACTACCAGCACGAGTCCTTCAAAGGACGAGTGGAGCTGAGAGACCCATccatgaaggatggagacgtttCTGTGATTGTGAGGAACGTCAGCATCAGCGATAcaggaacatacgagtgtcagATTACAACCAGCAGCACCAGAAATGGCGAGAGAGTCGTCAAAGAGTTCAAGCACTCCATCAACCTCACAGTCACAGAGTCTG TTCAGATAAACATCACAGCTGGACACAACGTAATTCtgccatgtcgagctccaaacatcGACAGCAATTCCAAGGCAGttgtagagtggagcagagctgaccttgGAAAAGATTATGTTCTTTTGTATCGGGATGAACAGCCTGATCCAGAAgagcagcatccatcttttaagaaccgggtggatctgcaggacagaaagatgaaggatggagacgtgtctttgattctgaaggatgtgacgactGCTGAtgctggaacatacgagtgtcgcGTCTTCAGGAGAAGAACAAACCGCAGGAAGAGAGCTAATCTGGAGACTGACCCCATCAGCATCATCTACCTgagtgttgatcctccag GTCCGATGGATGGGGTCAGCAGAAGACATCCTGGACTGGCAGCCGCCTTGTCACTTTTTGCTGTGATTGCTGCTTTGGCGATCTTTAATAAACTAAAACCTCCTCCTGAGCCAGTTTGA